Proteins encoded by one window of Fusobacterium sp.:
- the rplL gene encoding 50S ribosomal protein L7/L12 has protein sequence MAFDREKFIAELEAMTVLELKDLVSALEEHFGVTAAAPVAVAGPAVAEAAEEKTEFDVVLTAAGANKIAVIKEVRGITGLGLKEAKELVDNGGKLKEAVSKEEAEAVKEKLTAAGATVEVK, from the coding sequence ATGGCATTCGATAGAGAAAAATTTATAGCTGAATTAGAAGCTATGACTGTTTTAGAATTAAAAGATTTAGTAAGTGCATTAGAAGAGCACTTTGGTGTAACTGCAGCAGCTCCAGTAGCAGTAGCAGGACCAGCAGTAGCAGAAGCAGCAGAAGAAAAAACTGAATTTGATGTTGTATTAACTGCAGCGGGAGCTAATAAAATAGCTGTAATAAAAGAAGTAAGAGGAATTACTGGATTAGGATTGAAAGAAGCTAAAGAATTAGTTGATAATGGTGGAAAACTTAAAGAAGCTGTTTCTAAAGAAGAAGCTGAAGCAGTAAAAGAAAAATTAACTGCAGCAGGAGCTACAGTAGAAGTTAAATAA
- the rplJ gene encoding 50S ribosomal protein L10: MATQAKIDHVAELVEKIKKAQSVVLVDYQGISVNDETALRRKMREAGAEYLVTKNRLFKIALKEAGVEDSFEDILEGTTAFAFGYNDPVAPAKIVFDLAKDKAKAKQNIFKIKGGVLTGKRVETEGIEALAKLPSRDQLLSMLLNSMLGPIRKLAYATVAIADKKEAAAE, from the coding sequence ATGGCAACTCAAGCAAAAATAGATCACGTAGCTGAACTAGTAGAAAAAATTAAAAAAGCTCAATCAGTAGTATTAGTTGATTATCAAGGAATCAGTGTTAATGATGAAACTGCATTGAGAAGAAAAATGAGAGAAGCTGGTGCTGAATATCTAGTAACTAAAAATAGATTGTTCAAAATAGCTCTTAAAGAAGCAGGTGTTGAGGATTCTTTTGAAGATATTTTGGAAGGAACTACAGCTTTCGCTTTTGGATATAATGATCCAGTAGCTCCTGCAAAAATCGTTTTTGATTTAGCAAAAGATAAGGCTAAAGCAAAACAAAATATTTTCAAAATAAAAGGTGGAGTTTTAACAGGGAAAAGAGTTGAGACTGAAGGAATAGAAGCTCTTGCTAAATTACCTTCAAGAGATCAATTACTTTCTATGTTGCTTAACTCAATGCTTGGACCAATCAGAAAACTTGCTTATGCAACTGTCGCTATCGCTGATAAAAAAGAAGCAGCAGCTGAATAA